A window from Listeria seeligeri serovar 1/2b str. SLCC3954 encodes these proteins:
- a CDS encoding flagellar hook capping FlgD N-terminal domain-containing protein translates to MDGISSLSGATQDTNNAVTSSVSKTLGKDDFMKLFLTSLQYQDPSSPLDTNEMMSQMAQLSLMEQVANMTTAVDKLSEQAQNSALQSAVNFIGKDIKGVSLNGEVISGQVESVQQTTNGVMLKLKEQDSLVPLTYVTEIN, encoded by the coding sequence TTGGACGGAATTAGCAGCTTATCAGGGGCTACTCAAGATACGAATAACGCTGTCACATCAAGTGTATCGAAAACACTTGGTAAAGACGATTTTATGAAATTATTTTTAACAAGCTTACAGTATCAAGATCCATCTAGTCCACTTGATACGAATGAAATGATGTCGCAAATGGCGCAACTCTCTTTGATGGAACAAGTTGCTAATATGACGACCGCTGTCGACAAACTTTCCGAACAAGCACAAAATTCAGCTTTGCAATCTGCTGTTAATTTTATCGGTAAAGATATTAAAGGCGTTTCACTAAACGGAGAAGTGATTAGCGGTCAAGTAGAAAGCGTTCAGCAGACGACAAATGGCGTAATGTTGAAATTAAAAGAACAAGATAGTCTCGTGCCACTGACTTATGTAACAGAAATTAATTAA
- the flgE gene encoding flagellar hook protein FlgE, giving the protein MNQTMYTAISGMNAFQQALSVTSNNIANANTTGYKKQSVVFNDLLYQNTMGSVAGGLYAGTNPMSFGSGAKIGAILTDYTAGSPTSTGRNKDAALQGRGFFIAGDNAGGNIVYTRDGSFAVSDNNYLTTQQGKYVMGYATDKNGNVLSGNLQPIQIPLNSAIPGEATKTGSLSGNIPLDWGEKDTINSELSVYDNAGGKHKLQVNMKAGTPDANGNVSYDYEIQMDGKELTPPVTGTLNYNAQGELTNAAALRNIQINTTVNGKQIDMDLNLSGLTNYGTNQVFSPTSDGKGAATVKDYAITDSGYIAVSYSDGTVIPVAQLAVATFSNEDGLVKMGNGEYVPGLSSGDAVYGVAGQNGAGGISGSSLEGSNVDLSREFVNLMTYQSGFQGNTKVIRVADDVMKQIVNLIQ; this is encoded by the coding sequence ATGAATCAAACTATGTACACAGCTATTTCGGGGATGAATGCGTTTCAACAAGCGCTATCAGTTACATCAAATAATATTGCCAACGCTAACACAACAGGATATAAAAAACAAAGCGTCGTTTTCAATGACTTACTTTACCAAAACACGATGGGTTCAGTAGCAGGTGGATTGTATGCTGGAACAAACCCAATGAGCTTCGGTTCAGGCGCAAAAATTGGTGCAATTTTAACAGATTATACAGCAGGTTCACCAACATCGACTGGCAGAAACAAAGATGCCGCACTTCAAGGTCGTGGTTTTTTCATCGCTGGAGATAATGCTGGCGGAAATATCGTCTACACTCGTGATGGTAGTTTTGCCGTATCAGATAATAATTATTTAACTACGCAACAAGGTAAATACGTCATGGGCTACGCAACCGACAAAAACGGGAATGTCTTAAGTGGAAATCTGCAACCAATTCAAATTCCTTTAAATAGTGCCATTCCTGGTGAAGCAACGAAAACAGGTAGCTTGAGCGGGAACATTCCACTTGATTGGGGCGAAAAAGATACCATTAATTCTGAGCTTTCGGTTTATGATAACGCCGGCGGAAAACACAAACTACAAGTAAATATGAAAGCTGGTACTCCAGACGCAAACGGTAATGTTTCTTATGATTACGAAATCCAAATGGACGGAAAAGAGCTGACACCACCAGTAACTGGAACGCTTAACTATAATGCGCAAGGAGAACTTACGAACGCTGCAGCTCTAAGAAATATCCAAATCAATACGACAGTGAACGGCAAACAAATTGATATGGACTTAAACTTAAGCGGATTAACTAACTACGGCACTAACCAAGTCTTCTCTCCAACTTCAGATGGAAAAGGTGCAGCAACAGTGAAAGACTACGCGATAACTGATTCTGGCTATATCGCAGTAAGCTATTCAGACGGTACTGTAATTCCAGTTGCCCAACTCGCAGTCGCTACTTTTTCAAATGAAGATGGTCTTGTGAAAATGGGGAACGGCGAATATGTTCCTGGACTTTCTTCAGGCGATGCAGTATACGGTGTTGCAGGACAAAACGGCGCAGGGGGAATTAGTGGTTCTTCTCTAGAAGGCTCGAATGTAGATTTATCACGGGAGTTTGTTAATTTAATGACTTATCAAAGTGGTTTCCAAGGCAACACAAAAGTTATTCGTGTAGCCGATGACGTGATGAAACAAATCGTAAACTTGATTCAGTAG
- a CDS encoding flagellar motor switch protein FliN → MKINHNIPLRIDFELGRTKQPIASLLDVKKGTVFRLEDSVANVVKITISGKCIGYGEILTKDGKMFVKITKLGEGSSS, encoded by the coding sequence ATGAAAATAAATCATAATATTCCACTCAGAATCGACTTTGAGCTAGGGCGAACCAAACAACCAATCGCCAGTTTGCTAGACGTGAAAAAAGGGACCGTTTTTAGGTTAGAAGATTCTGTCGCTAATGTTGTCAAAATTACGATTTCTGGCAAATGTATTGGTTACGGTGAAATTCTGACAAAAGACGGAAAAATGTTTGTTAAAATAACCAAATTAGGAGAGGGAAGTTCTTCATGA
- the fliM gene encoding flagellar motor switch protein FliM, whose translation MSDKLSQEQIDALLSQMSEGKVVDESTEIGDFGRFHPYDFHKPEKFGAEHLESLKTVASAFTKKSMEFVSQRIRIPIHTEATLADQVSFASGYIETMPNDSYIFCIIDLGDPELGQIIIELDLAYVIYIHECLSGGNPKRKLSERRLLSVFEELTLKSILEKFCEALKESFKSVHPIAPEIVSVETNPALIRVTSPNDMMALVNVDIKSEFWISTMRIGVPFFSVEEIMNKLENVVEYTFDKRRNFDAEVEQELHQVEKEARIRVGEIKTTWKELNKLEVGDVLLTETHIRDTLKGYVTEKWKFECYMGKSGNQKAVKFMRHTGRTEQER comes from the coding sequence ATGAGCGATAAATTAAGTCAAGAACAAATTGACGCCCTGCTTTCCCAAATGAGTGAAGGTAAGGTAGTCGATGAAAGTACGGAAATTGGCGACTTTGGGCGCTTTCATCCCTATGATTTTCATAAACCAGAAAAATTTGGTGCTGAACACCTCGAAAGCCTAAAAACCGTTGCATCTGCTTTTACGAAAAAAAGTATGGAGTTTGTTTCCCAGCGTATTCGAATTCCGATTCATACCGAAGCAACTCTTGCGGATCAAGTTTCTTTTGCGAGTGGTTATATTGAAACCATGCCAAATGACAGCTACATTTTTTGCATTATTGACCTTGGTGACCCAGAACTTGGCCAAATCATTATTGAACTTGATCTGGCTTATGTCATTTATATTCATGAATGCTTGTCTGGCGGAAATCCAAAACGGAAACTAAGCGAACGTAGATTACTCTCTGTTTTTGAAGAGCTGACACTGAAGTCGATTTTAGAAAAATTTTGCGAAGCGCTGAAAGAAAGTTTTAAATCTGTGCACCCAATTGCACCAGAAATCGTCAGCGTCGAAACTAACCCAGCACTTATTCGTGTGACATCACCAAACGATATGATGGCGCTTGTAAATGTGGATATCAAATCAGAGTTTTGGATTAGCACGATGCGGATTGGTGTGCCATTTTTCTCTGTAGAAGAGATTATGAATAAACTCGAAAATGTCGTTGAATACACGTTTGACAAGCGACGGAATTTTGATGCAGAAGTGGAACAAGAACTGCATCAAGTCGAAAAAGAAGCGCGCATTCGGGTTGGTGAAATTAAAACTACTTGGAAAGAACTGAATAAGCTAGAAGTGGGCGATGTTTTGCTAACGGAAACACACATCCGCGACACGCTAAAAGGATATGTAACCGAAAAATGGAAATTTGAATGTTATATGGGAAAAAGTGGTAACCAAAAAGCCGTTAAATTTATGCGTCATACAGGGCGGACAGAGCAGGAGAGGTAG
- a CDS encoding flagellar motor switch protein → MEQLLDKNITQMELDVIGEIANISFGSASTVLSDLLHQQVTISTPKVEIVDIYNTKDIDIPHVVLEVNFHKGIEMRNLFVLQSEVAAAIADLMMMGDGNIDPNEELSELHLSAVQEAMNQMMGHSATAMSNMFGEMIDITTPDIKVIALKEQLEDSEDQTMIKVGFDLIIGDLITSNLMQLIPVNKGKELAKRLLGDTEPEKEEINLTAEELDVFLEVCNIGIGSASTVLSKLLNRKVSLKIPTARVIDSKEFEFNERPCLVTSVEFVEGLRSSNTFIISKNAALIMADLMMMGDGKVQEDAELTELEVSAVQELMNQMMGFSATAMSEMLGTKIDISPPTMEFCNFGDTMIQKNIAEGKTVEVIFPLEVEGLLKTPMYQIFNPAAAKEMAQLMLAIQAQEVANKADMQEIEPEMPLPIEEKETLSEMEAILEDIPVKLEVVFGTAKVKLETFISWCEKDVIILKESMNEPLALMLNGVIIGKGILVRVDDHFGIQMTELVR, encoded by the coding sequence GTGGAGCAATTACTAGATAAAAATATCACGCAAATGGAACTAGATGTGATAGGAGAAATCGCCAACATTTCGTTTGGCTCAGCTTCTACGGTCTTATCTGATTTATTACACCAACAAGTGACAATTTCCACGCCTAAAGTAGAAATTGTTGATATTTATAATACGAAAGACATTGATATTCCGCATGTTGTCTTAGAAGTGAATTTCCACAAAGGAATCGAAATGCGGAATTTATTTGTGTTGCAATCAGAAGTTGCTGCCGCTATCGCTGACTTAATGATGATGGGCGACGGAAATATTGATCCAAACGAGGAACTATCAGAACTTCATTTAAGTGCAGTACAAGAAGCGATGAACCAAATGATGGGGCACTCGGCAACCGCGATGAGTAATATGTTTGGAGAAATGATTGATATCACCACACCAGACATTAAAGTCATTGCTTTAAAAGAACAATTAGAAGATAGCGAAGACCAAACGATGATAAAAGTTGGTTTTGATTTAATCATTGGCGATCTTATTACCTCCAATTTAATGCAACTGATTCCCGTAAATAAAGGAAAAGAGCTTGCCAAGAGGTTACTTGGTGATACCGAGCCAGAAAAAGAAGAAATCAATTTAACTGCTGAAGAATTAGACGTGTTTTTAGAAGTATGTAATATCGGTATTGGTTCTGCTTCTACCGTCTTATCCAAGCTACTAAATCGAAAAGTTTCGTTAAAAATCCCAACAGCCAGAGTAATTGATAGTAAAGAGTTTGAATTTAACGAACGTCCTTGTCTCGTGACTAGTGTCGAATTTGTCGAGGGATTACGTTCGAGCAACACCTTTATTATTAGCAAAAACGCCGCGCTAATTATGGCAGATTTAATGATGATGGGTGATGGCAAAGTTCAAGAAGATGCAGAATTAACTGAGCTTGAAGTCAGCGCCGTGCAAGAGTTAATGAACCAGATGATGGGCTTTTCTGCTACAGCAATGTCAGAAATGCTCGGGACAAAAATTGATATTAGCCCCCCAACGATGGAATTTTGTAATTTTGGCGATACGATGATTCAAAAAAATATCGCTGAAGGTAAAACAGTGGAAGTGATTTTTCCGCTTGAAGTAGAAGGCTTACTAAAAACACCAATGTACCAAATCTTCAACCCAGCCGCTGCAAAAGAAATGGCGCAACTAATGCTTGCCATTCAAGCTCAAGAAGTAGCAAATAAAGCTGACATGCAAGAAATAGAACCTGAAATGCCACTTCCAATCGAGGAAAAAGAAACTTTGTCGGAAATGGAAGCAATTTTAGAAGATATTCCAGTGAAGCTAGAAGTAGTTTTTGGAACAGCAAAAGTGAAACTAGAAACATTTATTTCCTGGTGTGAAAAAGATGTGATTATTTTAAAAGAAAGTATGAATGAGCCACTTGCCCTGATGTTAAATGGCGTCATCATTGGCAAAGGGATTTTAGTCCGTGTCGATGATCATTTTGGGATACAAATGACTGAGTTAGTTAGGTGA
- a CDS encoding YaaR family protein translates to MNNVSISQISQSKQTNLVRGMQELNQTQQLYFEQMKANGKKQSPSLTEIKELITEVTDKKTLVEMDMTVDNVLSYKKAVQSFLNFYVNNVMDYDNVESRHPKYGFSQKMTILKQVEKQTSELDDVMNLIDTKTGHLDMLNRIGEITGMILDVVL, encoded by the coding sequence ATGAATAATGTTTCAATAAGCCAGATTTCGCAGTCCAAACAGACAAATTTAGTTAGGGGAATGCAAGAATTAAACCAAACGCAGCAGCTTTATTTCGAGCAAATGAAAGCAAATGGCAAGAAACAAAGTCCATCCCTTACAGAAATCAAGGAATTAATTACCGAAGTTACAGATAAAAAAACGCTCGTCGAAATGGATATGACGGTCGATAACGTTTTAAGCTATAAAAAAGCTGTCCAATCATTTTTGAATTTTTATGTAAATAATGTGATGGATTACGATAATGTCGAAAGCAGGCATCCGAAATATGGCTTTTCTCAAAAAATGACGATTTTAAAGCAAGTAGAAAAACAAACAAGTGAATTAGATGATGTGATGAATTTAATTGATACAAAAACTGGACATTTAGACATGCTAAACCGAATTGGTGAAATTACTGGCATGATTCTCGATGTTGTATTGTAG